In a genomic window of Chryseobacterium sp. G0162:
- a CDS encoding MlaD family protein yields MKFSKELKAGVIALLAIVGFVVLFQFMKGKSLFTTDNIFYAKYENVEGLAQSSAVSINGLKVGQVDKIIPQTAKDGKISFVVKITVDNKFEFSRNSTLEIFEPGLMSGKEMRVNLMYGGATAKDGDTLKGAFKLGTLGSLSSQVGPVKDQLQVVLHRVDSLMANANLLVDAQNRAEVKALLSNLNKTVGALQTTAGNVNSLVGHNDPKLQKVLDDASLTMQSGKVTLDKYGNLAQSIDTKQLNATIANLDATVGKLNQVIGGIDKGEGSLGKLMKDDQLYNNLNSASSNLNTLIEDMKANPKRYINFSVFGKNNKD; encoded by the coding sequence GTGAAGTTCAGTAAAGAATTAAAAGCTGGTGTGATTGCACTTCTAGCTATCGTAGGCTTTGTGGTGTTGTTTCAATTTATGAAAGGGAAAAGCCTTTTTACTACCGACAATATCTTTTACGCAAAATATGAAAATGTAGAAGGCCTTGCGCAGTCTTCGGCAGTCTCTATTAATGGTCTTAAAGTAGGCCAGGTTGATAAGATTATACCTCAAACAGCAAAGGACGGTAAAATCAGTTTTGTTGTAAAAATTACGGTTGATAACAAATTTGAATTTTCAAGAAATTCAACATTGGAAATTTTTGAACCGGGATTAATGTCCGGTAAAGAAATGAGAGTAAACCTGATGTATGGCGGTGCTACAGCAAAAGATGGAGATACTCTGAAAGGAGCTTTCAAGCTGGGAACGCTGGGAAGTCTTTCTTCTCAGGTAGGTCCGGTAAAAGATCAATTGCAGGTAGTTCTCCACAGAGTAGACTCTTTAATGGCAAATGCTAACCTGCTCGTAGATGCACAAAACAGAGCCGAAGTAAAAGCTTTATTATCCAACCTTAACAAAACAGTAGGAGCACTTCAGACTACAGCAGGAAATGTAAACAGCCTGGTAGGTCATAATGATCCAAAACTACAGAAAGTATTGGATGATGCAAGTCTTACTATGCAAAGTGGAAAGGTAACCCTGGATAAATACGGAAATCTTGCACAGAGCATTGATACAAAACAATTAAATGCAACGATTGCTAATCTTGATGCTACTGTAGGAAAACTGAATCAGGTGATTGGTGGAATAGATAAAGGAGAAGGAAGTTTGGGTAAACTAATGAAAGACGATCAGTTGTATAATAATCTTAATTCAGCTTCTTCTAACCTGAATACATTAATCGAGGATATGAAAGCGAATCCTAAGCGATATATCAATTTCTCAGTTTTCGGTAAAAATAACAAAGACTAA
- a CDS encoding (Fe-S)-binding protein — MQYIDNIIFLILLVAGFGLFAKSLLKIYRNIRLGHEINRTDRKSERWTTMARVAMGQSKMVKRPIAGVLHLFVYVGFVIINIELIEIIVDGLFGTHRFLASVFGNGFYSFFTATLEILALLVVIGVVVFFIRRNFYGVKRLTMKELFGWPKQDANWILIIEFALMMAFFKMNAADWVLQQRGVLPALGSFPISSSILGPVFSNFGDGFLHFTEKGAWWFHFVGILFFMNYLYYSKHLHIILAFPSTWYANLDKKGKFNNLDSVTKEIKLMMDPNADPYAAPAEGAEADVPSKFGAEDIFDLNQVQLLNAYSCTECGRCTSVCPANITGKKLSPRLILMKTRDRLEEVGRNIDKNGKFVDDGKKLLNDYITKEELWACTTCNACTEACPVLLDPLSIIFEMRRFLVMEQSAAPQELNLMMTNVENNAAPWQYNQADRLNWASEN, encoded by the coding sequence ATGCAGTACATCGATAACATTATTTTCCTGATTTTATTAGTAGCGGGATTTGGACTGTTTGCCAAGAGCCTACTGAAGATCTATAGAAATATCAGACTTGGTCACGAGATCAATAGAACGGATAGAAAATCTGAACGCTGGACTACCATGGCAAGAGTAGCTATGGGGCAAAGCAAGATGGTGAAACGTCCTATTGCTGGTGTTTTACACCTTTTCGTGTACGTAGGTTTTGTGATTATCAATATAGAACTTATTGAAATTATTGTTGATGGACTGTTTGGAACTCATCGTTTCCTGGCTTCAGTTTTCGGAAACGGATTCTATAGTTTCTTTACTGCAACGTTAGAAATTCTGGCACTTCTTGTTGTTATCGGAGTTGTGGTTTTCTTCATCAGAAGAAACTTTTATGGAGTAAAGAGATTAACCATGAAAGAACTTTTTGGATGGCCAAAACAAGATGCCAACTGGATTCTTATCATTGAATTTGCTTTAATGATGGCGTTCTTTAAAATGAATGCTGCTGATTGGGTGCTACAGCAAAGAGGTGTATTACCGGCGCTTGGAAGCTTCCCGATTAGTTCTTCTATTTTAGGTCCTGTTTTTAGTAATTTCGGTGATGGATTTTTGCACTTTACAGAAAAAGGAGCTTGGTGGTTCCACTTTGTAGGAATTCTTTTCTTCATGAACTACCTTTACTATTCAAAGCATTTACACATTATTTTAGCATTCCCAAGTACTTGGTATGCGAATCTTGATAAAAAAGGGAAATTCAACAATCTTGATTCTGTAACAAAAGAAATCAAATTGATGATGGATCCTAATGCAGATCCTTATGCTGCACCAGCAGAGGGAGCTGAAGCAGATGTTCCTTCCAAGTTTGGAGCAGAAGATATTTTTGACCTTAATCAGGTACAATTGTTAAATGCCTATTCTTGTACAGAATGCGGACGTTGTACTTCTGTTTGTCCTGCAAATATTACCGGGAAAAAATTGTCTCCGAGATTGATCTTAATGAAGACCAGAGACAGACTGGAAGAAGTAGGACGGAATATTGATAAAAACGGGAAATTTGTAGACGACGGCAAAAAGCTGTTGAATGACTATATCACTAAAGAAGAACTTTGGGCTTGTACTACATGTAATGCATGTACAGAGGCTTGTCCTGTATTGTTAGACCCACTTTCCATTATCTTTGAAATGAGAAGATTCCTGGTCATGGAACAGTCTGCTGCTCCGCAGGAGTTGAATCTGATGATGACGAATGTGGAAAATAATGCTGCTCCTTGGCAGTATAATCAGGCTGATCGTCTGAACTGGGCTTCAGAAAATTAA
- a CDS encoding (Fe-S)-binding protein translates to MDFNIKTMAEYAAEGKSPEVLFWVGCAGSFDDRAKKITKAFCKILNKIGVEFAVLGQEESCTGDPAKRAGNEFVFQMMALTNIEVLNAYEVKKIVTACPHCFNTLKNEYPSLGGHFDVVHHTQFLKTLMEEGRLKIEGGAFKGKKITFHDPCYLGRANDEYEAPRMLLEKLDAELVEMKRCKTNGLCCGAGGAQMFKEPEKGNKDINIERTEEALSFEPKVIATGCPFCNTMMTDGVKHFNKNTEVAVKDIVELLAEADDL, encoded by the coding sequence ATGGATTTCAATATAAAAACAATGGCAGAATATGCTGCCGAAGGAAAATCACCGGAAGTTTTATTTTGGGTTGGATGTGCCGGAAGTTTTGATGACCGTGCCAAAAAAATTACAAAAGCATTTTGCAAGATATTGAATAAAATAGGGGTTGAATTTGCTGTTTTAGGACAGGAAGAAAGCTGTACCGGAGATCCTGCAAAAAGAGCAGGTAACGAGTTTGTTTTTCAAATGATGGCACTTACCAATATTGAAGTTCTGAATGCTTATGAGGTAAAGAAAATTGTAACAGCGTGCCCACACTGTTTCAATACCCTTAAAAATGAATATCCAAGTCTTGGAGGCCACTTTGACGTTGTTCACCACACTCAATTCCTTAAAACCTTAATGGAAGAAGGGAGATTGAAAATTGAAGGCGGAGCGTTCAAAGGAAAGAAAATTACCTTCCATGATCCATGCTACCTGGGACGTGCCAATGATGAATATGAAGCTCCAAGAATGCTTCTTGAGAAACTGGATGCAGAGCTTGTAGAAATGAAGCGTTGCAAAACAAATGGACTTTGCTGTGGAGCGGGGGGTGCCCAGATGTTTAAAGAGCCTGAAAAAGGGAATAAAGACATCAATATTGAAAGAACAGAAGAAGCTTTATCTTTTGAACCAAAGGTAATTGCAACAGGATGCCCATTCTGTAATACAATGATGACGGACGGGGTAAAACACTTCAACAAAAATACAGAAGTTGCGGTAAAAGATATCGTTGAGCTTCTTGCTGAAGCAGACGATTTATAA
- a CDS encoding FkbM family methyltransferase, which translates to MQSDKTSMGSLLASFFKFIIGFPFFRQKFFAFHKYIFKPYHLFNGVKKSIVYRGNIILNLDLDDWIQQQLYFVGDYEKNEIDYLYSVLQDGDTFIDVGGNIGLFSLNASRIIGNNGHVYAFEAFNPNYKKFSQHLSINNFKNVTLEHLAVADKNDYIEILYNESYGNVGMASLYLEDFTAKEKVKSVILDDYVRNQKITKINLIKIDIEGGEFSALQGMHEILTHYQPKIIIEINNIALKNSNHSEEELIHLLVEKGYSQTKVLSRNENSYNAVFECL; encoded by the coding sequence TTGCAGTCAGATAAAACGAGTATGGGAAGTCTTTTAGCTTCATTTTTTAAATTCATCATAGGTTTCCCTTTTTTCAGACAAAAGTTTTTTGCCTTTCATAAATATATCTTTAAACCTTATCATCTTTTTAATGGGGTAAAGAAAAGCATTGTTTACCGAGGTAATATTATCCTTAATTTAGATCTTGATGACTGGATTCAGCAACAACTTTATTTTGTTGGAGACTATGAAAAGAACGAAATAGATTATCTATACTCTGTTTTACAGGATGGAGATACTTTCATAGACGTAGGCGGGAATATTGGTTTGTTTTCATTAAATGCATCCAGAATTATTGGAAATAATGGTCATGTGTACGCTTTTGAAGCCTTTAATCCTAATTATAAAAAATTTTCCCAGCATCTTTCTATTAATAATTTTAAAAATGTAACTCTTGAGCACCTGGCTGTTGCGGATAAAAATGATTACATTGAAATTTTATACAACGAAAGTTATGGAAATGTAGGCATGGCTTCATTGTATCTTGAAGATTTCACGGCAAAAGAGAAGGTAAAAAGTGTCATTCTGGATGATTATGTTAGAAATCAAAAGATTACAAAGATTAATCTTATTAAAATAGATATTGAAGGGGGTGAATTTTCAGCACTACAGGGGATGCACGAAATACTTACCCATTACCAACCTAAAATTATCATAGAAATAAACAATATAGCACTGAAAAATTCAAATCATAGCGAAGAAGAACTCATCCATTTACTTGTTGAAAAAGGCTATTCTCAGACCAAAGTATTAAGTAGAAATGAGAATTCTTATAATGCTGTTTTTGAATGTCTTTAA
- a CDS encoding glycosyltransferase: MKILYISSWFPNKLEPTNGNFVQRHAEAVASLHEVEILHAIGDFSQDQEFIFDDQKINGIRTLIVYYKSSKNPLLNFRNRMQAYQKGFLELQKPDLVHANILHNSMLFAVYLKEKYKIPFVVSEHWSGFLQINRSKISFTSILTARYIARKASFLFPVSKTLMDNLKDLKIGKNFKVIGNVVNTDLFFPENKQSNTFTFLHISNLISLKNPDAIIEAAIRLRKDFKNFELQIGGDGDVEQLNRLIEKYDGKSYIKTFGEISYTEVAEKMKKSNCFVLFSDYESFSCVLLESLASGVPVIATRVGAIPEIIGENQGIIIEKSKEELYRAMKNMLNGNYKADSPEKLHQYVVEKFSVSAIADKFNQAFKNII; the protein is encoded by the coding sequence TTGAAAATCCTGTATATTTCCTCATGGTTTCCCAACAAGTTGGAGCCTACGAATGGCAACTTTGTACAACGTCATGCAGAAGCCGTTGCGTCGTTGCATGAGGTAGAAATACTACATGCTATAGGGGATTTCTCCCAAGATCAGGAATTTATTTTCGATGATCAGAAGATCAACGGAATAAGAACTCTTATTGTATATTATAAAAGCTCAAAAAATCCGTTACTGAATTTTAGAAATAGAATGCAGGCTTACCAAAAGGGTTTCCTTGAGTTACAAAAGCCTGATTTGGTACATGCAAACATATTGCATAATTCCATGCTTTTTGCGGTTTATCTAAAGGAAAAATATAAGATTCCCTTTGTGGTTTCAGAACACTGGTCAGGTTTTCTTCAGATTAATAGATCCAAAATTTCATTTACAAGTATTCTTACAGCACGATATATTGCCCGGAAAGCCTCTTTCTTATTTCCTGTAAGTAAAACTCTGATGGATAATTTAAAAGACCTTAAAATCGGTAAAAACTTTAAGGTCATCGGAAATGTGGTTAACACAGATCTTTTTTTTCCGGAAAATAAACAAAGCAATACATTTACATTTCTTCATATATCGAATCTTATTTCCCTTAAGAACCCAGATGCTATCATAGAAGCTGCAATTAGGCTAAGAAAGGATTTTAAGAACTTTGAACTCCAAATTGGAGGCGACGGGGATGTAGAGCAATTAAATAGACTTATCGAAAAGTATGATGGAAAGAGTTACATCAAAACATTTGGAGAAATTTCATATACAGAGGTTGCTGAAAAAATGAAAAAAAGCAATTGCTTTGTCCTTTTCAGTGACTATGAAAGTTTCTCGTGTGTTTTGTTAGAATCTCTTGCTTCGGGGGTTCCGGTGATTGCTACGCGTGTAGGAGCAATTCCTGAAATTATTGGAGAAAATCAGGGAATTATCATTGAAAAATCTAAAGAAGAACTCTATAGAGCAATGAAGAATATGCTGAATGGAAATTATAAAGCAGATTCTCCGGAAAAACTTCATCAATATGTTGTCGAAAAGTTTTCAGTATCAGCAATAGCAGATAAATTTAATCAGGCATTTAAAAATATAATATAA
- a CDS encoding oligosaccharide flippase family protein codes for MKDFFRNFFNNSGHHVFFSFLIAKICSFLGSLLIIRLLPENEFGVLSIVLSVLTIFAPFTGFGSSQSLIRFGSISSDKEEKLKISSYFFFKGIFFEVILILLFLSASVFYFHKYEDIFIIFMACAVRLGGFYFLNHIQVFYRITGSNQIFARINNVVNIGGLLLVLILTYFFKFYGYLIAISIAPYLSLVWLKKDIYSHRAFKLENYKEMWRYGIFTGLTSLTSDALFSLDILLLGLMMNENAVANYRTAILIPSNIIFLATSFLQSDFPVLSKNFKNKKFLQSYVVNFNKFFIPICLGILLFFYLFKKYIIIFFFGETYAENTTLFMILSVGFTLGMLTRNLYGNLLPAVGKVEINTWLSAGSLLFLAVLAYILVPVYGTIGMGIAMTATLLISGLGFLFFFFSYLRKLP; via the coding sequence ATGAAAGATTTTTTTAGAAATTTTTTTAACAATAGTGGACATCATGTTTTCTTTTCATTCCTTATTGCTAAAATCTGCAGTTTTTTAGGATCTTTGCTGATTATCAGATTATTGCCTGAAAATGAATTTGGGGTCTTAAGCATTGTCCTTTCTGTCTTAACTATTTTTGCTCCATTTACAGGATTTGGAAGCAGCCAGAGTTTAATCCGTTTCGGATCTATCTCATCTGATAAAGAGGAAAAATTAAAAATTTCATCTTATTTTTTTTTCAAAGGAATTTTTTTTGAAGTCATTCTGATTCTTCTGTTTCTAAGTGCCTCTGTTTTCTATTTTCATAAGTATGAAGATATCTTCATTATTTTTATGGCCTGTGCGGTAAGGCTTGGAGGGTTTTATTTTCTCAATCATATTCAGGTATTTTACCGAATTACCGGCAGCAATCAGATATTTGCCAGAATCAATAATGTTGTGAATATCGGAGGACTGTTGTTGGTTTTAATTCTTACCTATTTTTTTAAGTTTTACGGATATCTTATTGCCATCAGTATTGCACCGTATTTATCTTTAGTATGGTTAAAGAAGGATATCTATTCGCATCGGGCATTCAAACTTGAAAATTATAAAGAGATGTGGAGATACGGAATCTTTACTGGTCTTACATCCCTTACTTCAGATGCTCTGTTTTCATTGGATATTCTGTTACTTGGATTGATGATGAATGAGAATGCCGTTGCCAATTACAGAACTGCTATTCTGATTCCTTCTAATATCATTTTTTTGGCGACCAGTTTTCTGCAGAGTGACTTTCCGGTTCTCTCAAAGAATTTTAAGAATAAAAAGTTCCTGCAGTCCTATGTTGTGAACTTTAATAAATTTTTCATTCCCATTTGCCTGGGAATTCTGCTTTTCTTTTATCTATTTAAAAAGTACATTATCATTTTCTTTTTTGGAGAAACTTATGCGGAGAATACAACATTATTCATGATTTTATCGGTGGGTTTTACACTAGGAATGCTGACCAGAAATCTTTACGGGAATCTTTTGCCGGCTGTAGGTAAAGTAGAAATCAATACTTGGCTCAGTGCGGGTTCGCTCTTATTTCTGGCTGTATTAGCATATATATTGGTTCCTGTCTATGGTACCATTGGGATGGGAATTGCCATGACGGCAACATTGCTTATTTCAGGTTTGGGTTTTCTGTTTTTTTTCTTTTCCTACTTAAGGAAACTGCCTTAA
- the serS gene encoding serine--tRNA ligase has translation MLQVNFLRDNKERVLEGLQKRQFKNLELVDEAIATDDERKRIQFELDSQLSEINKISKEIGLLMKEGKKEEAESAKSKTAQYKESSSELKVQLEVKETELLNILYQLPNIPNELVKSGASADDNENIFQSHTVEGLGEGAIPHWELAKKYNLIDFELGVKIAGAGFPVYLGKGARLQRALVQYFLDKNVEKGYTEVNPPHVVNEASGYGTGQLPDKEGQMYYINEDNLYLIPTAEVPVTNLYRDVLLDEKDLPIKNTAFSQCYRREAGSYGAHVRGLNRLHQFEKVEIVRIEKPENSYAVLEEMVEHIKEILTDLELPFRVLRLCGGDTGFASAMTYDFEVWSAAQEMWLEVSSVSNFETFQANRLKCRYKADGKSQLVHTLNGSAMALPRIMAALLENNQTAEGIKLPKKIAEYARFDTIN, from the coding sequence ATGTTACAAGTCAATTTTTTACGCGACAATAAAGAACGCGTTTTAGAAGGTCTTCAAAAAAGACAATTCAAAAATCTTGAGTTGGTAGACGAAGCTATTGCTACTGACGATGAAAGAAAAAGAATCCAATTTGAATTAGATTCCCAGCTTTCCGAGATCAATAAAATCTCCAAGGAAATTGGACTTTTAATGAAGGAAGGAAAGAAAGAAGAAGCGGAATCGGCAAAATCTAAAACAGCACAGTACAAAGAGTCGAGTTCAGAATTGAAAGTTCAGCTGGAAGTAAAAGAAACAGAATTATTAAATATTTTGTACCAACTTCCCAACATTCCAAATGAATTGGTAAAAAGCGGTGCTTCTGCTGATGATAATGAAAATATTTTCCAGTCTCATACCGTAGAAGGTCTTGGTGAAGGAGCTATTCCTCACTGGGAACTGGCTAAAAAATATAACCTTATTGATTTTGAATTAGGGGTAAAAATAGCTGGAGCAGGATTCCCGGTTTATTTAGGGAAAGGAGCAAGATTACAAAGAGCTTTAGTTCAGTATTTCCTTGATAAAAATGTAGAGAAAGGATATACAGAGGTAAACCCGCCTCACGTAGTGAATGAAGCTTCAGGGTATGGAACAGGACAGTTACCTGATAAAGAAGGTCAGATGTATTATATTAACGAAGATAATTTATATCTGATTCCTACTGCAGAAGTCCCTGTAACAAACCTTTACCGTGATGTATTATTGGATGAGAAAGATCTTCCGATTAAAAATACAGCTTTCTCTCAGTGTTATAGAAGAGAAGCGGGAAGCTATGGAGCTCACGTAAGAGGTTTGAACCGTCTTCACCAATTCGAAAAAGTAGAGATTGTAAGAATCGAAAAACCTGAAAATTCTTATGCTGTATTGGAAGAAATGGTAGAGCATATCAAGGAGATTCTTACTGATCTTGAGCTTCCATTCAGAGTATTAAGACTTTGTGGTGGGGATACAGGTTTTGCTTCTGCAATGACGTATGACTTTGAAGTATGGAGTGCTGCACAGGAAATGTGGTTAGAAGTAAGTTCTGTTTCCAACTTTGAAACATTCCAGGCTAACAGATTAAAGTGCCGTTACAAAGCAGATGGAAAATCTCAATTGGTTCACACCCTGAATGGGTCTGCAATGGCATTGCCAAGAATTATGGCAGCATTGTTAGAGAACAATCAGACAGCAGAAGGAATTAAACTTCCTAAGAAGATTGCTGAATATGCAAGATTTGATACAATCAACTAA
- a CDS encoding sulfite exporter TauE/SafE family protein → MEIGLVISAIALGFASGFHCIGMCGPIALSMGLTKKQAANFYLQNLTYQFGRIFTYSLLGALLGIIGQGFEMAGFQKYLTITAGILLIIMAVFSFGGKDFASKIPFLSKFLYSVKSNLGRLLQKADYRSRFTTGILNGFLPCGMVYMALTASLAGGGIWQGALYMALFGLGTLPFMFAIVLAGNLMNQAFRTKILKAVPVIMIILGGLFILRGLELGIPYVSPKAESMTISKDPNGAVNCH, encoded by the coding sequence ATGGAAATAGGACTTGTTATATCGGCTATTGCGTTAGGCTTTGCTTCCGGTTTTCATTGTATCGGAATGTGTGGGCCTATAGCTTTATCGATGGGATTAACAAAAAAACAGGCAGCCAATTTTTATCTTCAAAATCTTACTTATCAGTTTGGAAGGATTTTCACCTATTCATTATTAGGTGCGCTTCTTGGAATTATAGGACAGGGATTTGAGATGGCTGGTTTTCAAAAATACCTGACCATCACTGCCGGCATCCTGCTTATTATTATGGCTGTATTTTCATTTGGTGGAAAAGATTTTGCTTCAAAGATTCCTTTTTTGTCCAAATTTTTATATTCAGTAAAGTCAAATTTAGGACGTCTCCTGCAAAAAGCTGATTACCGTTCAAGATTTACAACTGGAATTCTTAATGGCTTTTTACCCTGCGGAATGGTTTATATGGCTCTCACTGCAAGCCTTGCAGGCGGAGGAATATGGCAGGGAGCTTTATATATGGCTTTATTTGGTTTAGGAACCCTTCCATTCATGTTTGCCATCGTTCTAGCTGGAAACCTCATGAATCAGGCCTTCAGAACAAAAATTTTAAAGGCGGTGCCTGTCATTATGATTATTTTGGGTGGACTTTTCATTCTCAGAGGCCTAGAACTGGGCATTCCTTATGTTTCGCCAAAAGCAGAGTCCATGACTATTTCAAAAGATCCTAATGGAGCTGTGAACTGCCATTAA
- a CDS encoding FixH family protein — translation MKNFSWGHGVVIALLAFIIFILSMMFLFPNGQKNSEMVTDNYYEEELQYQDVIDSKKRADELQEKPVYSQDTQGIKINFPKDYNNSNTTVKFVLNRTDDQNLDIKKSVELDANHSFIIPAQVLKMGNYTLRLSWTKDKTDYRMDYDVIWK, via the coding sequence ATGAAGAACTTTAGTTGGGGACACGGTGTTGTAATTGCATTATTAGCATTTATTATTTTCATATTATCCATGATGTTTCTTTTCCCGAACGGACAAAAGAACTCTGAAATGGTAACCGATAATTATTATGAAGAGGAATTACAATACCAGGATGTAATTGATTCCAAGAAAAGAGCAGATGAACTACAGGAAAAACCTGTATACAGCCAGGACACTCAAGGAATTAAAATCAATTTTCCAAAAGATTATAATAACTCAAACACTACGGTAAAGTTTGTTTTAAACAGAACCGACGACCAGAATTTAGATATCAAAAAATCTGTAGAACTTGATGCCAACCATTCTTTCATTATTCCTGCACAGGTATTGAAAATGGGTAATTATACCTTAAGACTGAGTTGGACGAAGGACAAAACAGACTATAGAATGGATTATGATGTGATATGGAAATAG
- the ccoG gene encoding cytochrome c oxidase accessory protein CcoG, translating into MSDIEEIEVRGGQGQVLDPETYRDSIGTMEQSGKRRWVFPRKPKGKYTNYRNIVSYLLLIIYFSLPFIKINGNPLLMFNVIDREFFIFGQPFYPQDFFILTLGAIASLIFIIVFTIAFGRIFCGWICPQTIFMESIFRKIEYLIEGDRNKQMKLDRQEWDSEKIWKRTLKWSVYIIISLIITHFMFMYIVGYEQVFKIVSEGPFTHPTNFIVMILLTAAFYFVFAWFREQVCTLVCPYGRLQGVLIDKDTINVFYDFKRGENRSKWRKGEDRKAAGKGDCIDCHQCVVVCPTGIDIRDGQQLECINCTACIDACDEVMEKVGLPKGLVRYASENEIEKQTQFKFTGRMKGFSIFLFLLVGFLGYLLYSRGEMEAKFIKPAGSTFFVKEGKIINTYNYTFLNKTNEKKIVTIKVIDPAHGEITYSASSKIQVDRDKITKGTINISFPEDEMKLSKQNITIGVYDMKGKLVDSYQTYFEGPFKLQF; encoded by the coding sequence ATGTCAGACATAGAAGAAATAGAAGTACGAGGCGGACAGGGACAGGTTCTGGACCCTGAGACTTACAGAGATTCTATCGGGACAATGGAGCAATCCGGTAAAAGAAGATGGGTATTTCCGAGAAAACCAAAAGGGAAATACACCAACTATAGAAACATTGTAAGTTATCTACTATTAATCATTTATTTTTCATTACCGTTCATCAAAATCAATGGTAACCCATTGTTGATGTTCAACGTCATAGACAGAGAGTTTTTCATTTTTGGACAGCCTTTCTATCCTCAAGACTTTTTTATCCTGACTTTAGGTGCCATCGCATCTTTAATCTTTATTATCGTTTTTACGATTGCATTCGGAAGAATTTTCTGCGGGTGGATTTGCCCTCAGACAATTTTTATGGAATCCATTTTCCGTAAAATCGAATATCTGATTGAAGGTGACCGAAACAAGCAGATGAAGCTGGACAGACAGGAATGGGACAGCGAGAAGATCTGGAAAAGAACTTTAAAATGGTCTGTTTATATCATTATTTCACTCATCATCACTCACTTTATGTTTATGTATATTGTGGGATATGAACAAGTATTCAAAATTGTTTCTGAAGGACCCTTTACGCATCCTACCAATTTCATTGTAATGATTCTGCTTACTGCTGCATTTTACTTTGTATTTGCGTGGTTCAGAGAACAGGTATGTACTTTGGTATGCCCATACGGAAGACTTCAGGGAGTATTGATTGATAAAGATACAATCAACGTTTTCTACGATTTCAAAAGAGGAGAAAACAGATCAAAATGGAGAAAGGGTGAAGACAGAAAAGCAGCCGGTAAAGGAGACTGTATAGATTGTCATCAGTGTGTAGTCGTATGTCCTACCGGAATTGATATCAGAGACGGACAGCAGCTGGAATGTATCAACTGTACGGCATGTATTGATGCCTGTGACGAAGTCATGGAAAAAGTAGGTCTTCCAAAAGGCTTGGTAAGGTATGCTTCTGAAAATGAAATTGAAAAACAAACTCAGTTTAAATTTACAGGAAGAATGAAAGGATTCAGTATATTCTTATTTCTTCTGGTAGGATTCTTAGGGTATCTATTATACAGCCGTGGGGAAATGGAAGCTAAATTCATTAAGCCCGCTGGAAGCACATTCTTTGTGAAAGAAGGAAAAATTATCAATACTTATAATTATACTTTCCTGAATAAAACCAATGAAAAGAAAATTGTTACCATCAAGGTAATAGATCCTGCACATGGAGAAATCACTTACAGTGCATCTAGTAAAATTCAGGTAGATAGAGATAAAATTACCAAAGGAACGATCAATATCAGCTTTCCGGAAGATGAAATGAAGCTTTCTAAACAGAACATTACGATCGGAGTTTACGATATGAAAGGTAAACTGGTAGATTCTTATCAAACTTATTTTGAAGGACCATTTAAATTACAATTTTAA